Below is a window of Mycobacterium dioxanotrophicus DNA.
GAAGGCGGTCGCGTTGAGCACGTTGGATCGAGAAGGCATGGCCCATTCCATCATGCCGACGACCACCGGTTCATAATCGGGAAACTGAAAAGATAGGCTAACGAACGGAGTGACGGTGGTGGTGCCCAGGATCGGAAACCCTGAAGCCACCACGACCCGTCCCGCCGTGCTGATCGCCGGGTTGAGTCTCGTCGTGCTGACCGTCGCGGTCCTGCAGACCGCGGTGGTGCCGGTCCTCGGTGTCATCGCGGCACAACTGGGATCGACGCCCGCTGCGGTGAGTTGGGCGGTGACCGCGAACCTGCTCGCCGCCGCCGCGGCCACGCCGCTCATCGGCCGCCTCGCCGACCTGTACAGCAAGAAACGGGTGTTGCTCGCCGTGCTTGCCGTCGTACTGGCCGGCTCGCTGCTGGCTGCGACCACCGCGTCGGTGCCGCTGCTGATCGTGGCGCGGGTGCTGCAGGGCGCCTCCTATGCGCTCTATCCGATCAGCATCGCCGTGCTGCGCGCCGAACTCGCCGAGGACCGACTGGTGGGGGCGATGTCGATCCTGTCGGGAACACTCGGCTTCGGCGGCGGGGCCGGGCTGGTCGTGACGGGTCTGCTGATGTCCGGCGATGCCGGCTATCACCGCGTCTTCTGGCTCACCACTGCCTTCACCGCCGTGGTGATTGTCCTTGCGGCACTTGCTGTTCCGGACCGCCGACCGGACACCACCGGCACCATCGACTGGCTCGGGGCGATCGGACTGGCGGCCGGGCTGTCGGCGTTGCTGCTGGGCATCACCCAGGGCAACGCGTGGGGGTGGGCCGCTCTCGCGACGCTCGGTCTGCTGGCGGCCGGAGTGGTCGTGCTTGCCGCGTGGTGGTGGTGGGGGCGGCGCGTACAGCAGCCGCTCGTGTCGACGGCGATGCTGACCCGACGACCGATCCTGCTGACCAACGTCGCCACGATCTTCGTCGGTATGGGGTTGTACTTCGCATTCCTGGGGCTCACCCAGTTCGTCCAGATGCCGCGCGAGGTGGCCGGCTACGGTTTCGGTGCCACCGTGCTGCAGGTCAGCGTCTACTTCTTGTTGCCGGGTGCGCTCACCGGATTCGTCGTGGCGCTCATCAGCGGCCGCTTCATCGACCGGTACGGCGCGCGGCGGGTGATGGCCGTCGCGGCCGTTGCCGGCATCGCCGGGTTCGTCGTGCTGGCGCTCGCCCATGACCAGGCCTGGCAGGTCATCGTCGCCGGGGTGCTGGCCAACGCGTACATCAGCCTCGGGTACGGGGCCTTGCCCGCGCTGGTGGTCAGTGAGGTCGATGCGGCGCAGACGGGTATCGCCACGAGCATGAACGCCATTGCCCGGACCGTCGGGAGCTCGATCGCCGCCGCGATCGTCGCGGTGCTCATCGGACACGCCCGCGTACCTTCGGAATTCAGCTTCGTGGTCATCTTCGTCGCCGGCGCGGTCACCGCGGCCCTGGCGATGGCTCTCATCGCGGTGTCCCGTACTCCCGACCGCCACCGGCGATCGGTGCAAACCTTGACGGAGTCGCGTGCGATGAACCACGAGTGGGGCTGATCCGGTCCCCGGTTTCGCGGCGCCGGGCAGCGGCATCCTGAGAAACTGAGCGCAGGCTCCCACACCCGTCAGCGCCGGCGCGCTGTTGTGGTCGCACGCCCCCTTCACTGTAGGAATACGTGCAATAACCGCCTTCAAACGAAGGATTCCATTGTAGAAATGTTAAATCGTTGCGGAATCGCTTGCGAACGTCGGCCCCATCCGCGATGGTTTACCCACAGCACCACGCTGCGCCTGAGGAGGTACTCCACTGACCGGCCCAGACACCACCGCCATCGACGATTCGGCGGGACAAGCTGGCGCGCCACCCACAAGTGGTAGCCCAGTCATCGAGATCGACCATGTGACCAAACGCTTCGCCGACTAC
It encodes the following:
- a CDS encoding MFS transporter, with product MVVPRIGNPEATTTRPAVLIAGLSLVVLTVAVLQTAVVPVLGVIAAQLGSTPAAVSWAVTANLLAAAAATPLIGRLADLYSKKRVLLAVLAVVLAGSLLAATTASVPLLIVARVLQGASYALYPISIAVLRAELAEDRLVGAMSILSGTLGFGGGAGLVVTGLLMSGDAGYHRVFWLTTAFTAVVIVLAALAVPDRRPDTTGTIDWLGAIGLAAGLSALLLGITQGNAWGWAALATLGLLAAGVVVLAAWWWWGRRVQQPLVSTAMLTRRPILLTNVATIFVGMGLYFAFLGLTQFVQMPREVAGYGFGATVLQVSVYFLLPGALTGFVVALISGRFIDRYGARRVMAVAAVAGIAGFVVLALAHDQAWQVIVAGVLANAYISLGYGALPALVVSEVDAAQTGIATSMNAIARTVGSSIAAAIVAVLIGHARVPSEFSFVVIFVAGAVTAALAMALIAVSRTPDRHRRSVQTLTESRAMNHEWG